In one Lolium rigidum isolate FL_2022 chromosome 3, APGP_CSIRO_Lrig_0.1, whole genome shotgun sequence genomic region, the following are encoded:
- the LOC124698530 gene encoding E3 ubiquitin-protein ligase EL5-like → MSVTGTSVAAAATMLAAAAAIFITFVIFFYLFLCAKRYSGAAPTIGGVGGGGPDGRGRGPRFVFGGPCNGSGLDETAIVALPRREVSPGDPAADCAVCITELAAGEDARLLPRCGHAFHVDCVDMWLRSHSTCPLCRCPVADEAPAVQALEADPESPNFPTNVLFFGSQDAAAVAPPRRPVAPLPPQQQPAQGPIAGVAAVVEAARIAALRRLRGCGGGGATAPSPPAQAERDVEMGLPRGESSARRPAKPHPGS, encoded by the coding sequence ATGTCGGTGACGGGGAcatccgtggcggcggcggcgaccatgctcgcggcggcggctgccatcttcatcaccttcgtcatcttcttctacctcttccTCTGCGCCAAGCGCTACAGCGGCGCCGCGCCCACCATCGGCGGCGTCGGCGGGGGTGGACCCGACGGCAGGGGCCGCGGCCCGCGGTTCGTGTTCGGGGGCCCCTGCAACGGGAGCGGTCTGGACGAGACGGCCATCGTGGCGCTGCCCCGGAGGGAGGTCTCCCCGGGGGACCCCGCGGCGGACTGCGCCGTCTGCATCACGGAGCTGGCCGCCGGGGAGGACGCGCGCCTGCTGCCGCGGTGCGGGCACGCGTTCCACGTCGACTGCGTCGACATGTGGCTCCGCTCCCACTCCACCTGCCCGCTCTGCCGCTGCCCCGTCGCCGACGAGGCGCCCGCCGTGCAGGCCCTCGAGGCCGACCCGGAGTCGCCCAACTTCCCCACCAACGTGCTCTTCTTCGGATCccaggacgccgccgccgtcgcgccgccgcgGCGGCCGGTGGCTCCActgccgccgcagcagcagcctGCGCAGGGGCCCATCGCCGGCGTCGCGGCCGTGGTCGAGGCGGCGAGAATCGCGGCCCTACGGCGGTtacgcggctgcggcggcggcggcgcgacggcccCGTCACCACCGGCGCAAGCGGAGCGTGACGTGGAGATGGGCCTCCCACGCGGCGAGAGCAGCGCGCGGCGGCCGGCCAAGCCGCACCCAGGTTCTTGA